DNA from Roseimicrobium sp. ORNL1:
GGAAGCCAGCTTCAGGCCATCCAACATGGAGATCAGGGAAATGCGAAGGTGCTTGCCGGTGAAAAGATGCTTGAGGCCGCCAAGGGCAGACAGGCTGCGCATGAGCACCGAGACACCGAAGGGCAGCGTGTCCATGACGGTGGCATCCAGCGTCACGAGTGCCTTGAGGCGGGTCTCCACCACAGCAGCTTCGAGAATGGCAGTACCACCGGAGGACAGGCCGAAGGCAGCCACGCGGTGGTTGTCTAGATCGACGCGTTGCTCGGTGAAATCGATGGCGGCCTTGATGTCGGAGACCCACTCCTTCATCTGGATGCAGTACTCCGGTCCTTCGCTTTCACCATGACCGTGCATGTCCAGCATCAGCGTGGCGATACCCCGGTGTGCGAGGTACTCGGCCAGCTCGATGTAGTTTTCCTTAAATTCACCGGCGCCATGGCTGACGATGAGCACCGGGTAGGGCGCTTCTTCGTCTTCCACCGGAAGCTGTAGTAGACCTTGAATACGTTGCCCGAGTGAGAGGAAGGAAACCTTCTCCCTGCGGGAGTTCATCGTGGTGGTTGGCGCTGCGGTCATCAGGAAGGGATGAAGATGATGGCTTCACCCAAACATCAGTTTACGATGCCCTGAATAAATACACAGCTTTTAGAAAAGGTCTAACAATTTCAGGTTTAGCGGAAATAATTCGGAGTTGATTCCCAAAAGTGAGAACATCCCCAAGGGAGGCTAATGAATCGGCAACAGCCTCTCCCACAGCGAGTCATTCATCAGCACCTTGCTTACAAAGTCACGAGTGGTGAAGGCCTTTGCCCCTTCTGCGGCGGACACTGGTACGGTCACTTCGAGGTTCAGTCCGCCTCTCTCACCGGAGGTGATGCTGCCGCCCAGATGATGCGCGATGAGGTGCGCGCCAAGCAAGGCAACTGCTGAGGGATGGAGCCCCTCGGGGCTGTCATAGAAGGGGTCAAACACCGACCGCAGCGAGTCGATGGAGAGGCCGGGACCGTTGTCCTGGTACTGCACTGTCACCGCGTCAGCACCGCCTTGAGTCGAGGCAGGCTTGACGGAGAGGGTGGCTTTGGCACCCGGGGTGTCGGCGGTCAGCGCAGCGTCCAACAGCAGGTCGACCAGCTTTCGGAAGGTACCGGCGTCGACATTCACGGCAGGAGCCGAGGCGTCTATCTGGGTGGTGAGTTCCACGCCCTTCGCTGCTGCTGCGTCTTTCTTGGCCGCTGCAGCCTCTTCCACAATCGATGCCGGATTGCTGGATGCCCCAGCCGCCGCTCCTACACCTTGCAGATCGCCCAGCAGAGTGCCGACCTGATTCAGGCGCACGCTGATCTGGTCGTGGAAGTCACGCCAGAAGAGAGGATCGCGGAGGCGGTCCTGAGCGGTATCCACAGGACGCAGGCGTCCGGGCGTCAGTTCCAGGAAGGACTGCACCGCGTGCAGAGGATTATTCAGATCGCGGCTCACGCCGCTGGCGAGCACACCGAGGCTGATCACCCGGTCACTGATGAGCACGTTCTGCAGCACGGAGAGCTTCTCACGCAGCAGTTCGTCACGCTCCTGCTGGAGAATGTAGAACTCCATGGCGCGGTGCAGGGTGTTGCGCATATCGTCCACCTGCAGGGGCTTGGAGATGTAGCGGAAGATGCTGCCAAGGTTCACCGCATCCACGGTCACGCCGAAGTCAGCATAGGCGGTGATGAGCATGCGCACGAGGCGGGGCCGCAACTGGCGGGCGCGCTCCAGAAGGTGCACTCCCTTCTCGCCCGGCATGCGCTGGTCCGTGATGAGCACGCCCAGTTCGTCACCCTTTTCCTCGATGATCCTCAGGCCATCCGCAGCGTTGTTCGCGGTGAGGATCTTGAATTCTCGGCCAAAGGTTTTTTCGAAGTACTTCAAGGCCATCTCCTCGTCATCGACGTAGAGGACGGTGTAGCGCTTCATATCGTAGAAGTTGTGCATGGCGTCGTGGGTTGCTCGGGCGGTTTTTCGGGGGGTTATTCAAACGCTCCCCTCGCGTCAGGGGAAGGGAATTCCAATTCAAATTCGGTAAAAAGACCGGGTTGGCTGCGGACATCAATGCGCCCGCCGTGCTCGGAAACGATGCGATGGCAGATGGAAAGGCCCAGTCCCATGCCGGAGCCGACGTCCTTGGTCGTGAAGAAGGGGTCAAAGACCTTGCTCCGAATCTCCTCGGAGATCCCGGGGCCATTGTCTCGCAGGGTTACCATGACCTTGCTGCCGGCCGGTGCCGCGCTGATGGAAATGAGAGGGGATTCGCCGTCGGCATACTTCTTCGTTCGCATGGCGTCAATGGCGTTCTGGACCAAATTAACCAGCACCTGCACAATCTGATTGCTGTCACCCCGGATTTCCAATCCTTCCGGCACGTTGATCTCCGCGGAAATGCCGTCCTTCCACTCGTGGGAGAAGAAGCGCAGCACCGTTTCCGCCACCGGCCTGAACACGAACACCTGGGTGGTCTCGTGAGTCATGCGGGTGAATCCACGCAGGTCCGAGATGATGCGGGCCACGCGCTTCACGCCATCATGCACGTCCTTGAGGGTATCGGCGAAGTCCGCACGCTCCTCTTCGGGCAGCATCTCCGTCACCTGGCCCAGCAGGTGCAAACCCTGGCTGGCATAGTTGAGGGGATTGTTGATCTCATGGATCAGGCCGGCGCTCATGCGGCCCAGAGCGGCGAGCTTTTCATTCCGCACCATGAGCACCTCGGTTTCCTTCACTTGCTCCAGAGCGGCTTCGAGCTGCTGCTTCTGCACGGAGAGCTCCCTCTGGTAGAGGTGGGAGTCCACCAGGTTCTTCAGGCGCACGGAGACTTCCGTCAGGGAAAATGGCTTGCCGAGGAAGTCGCTCGCCCCGGCCTGGAGGCAGTCCATCTTGGTCTTCTCATCCGCGCGTGCAGTGAGCAGCACGATGGGAATGGAGCGCGTGGAAACACGCTCGCGCAGTTCGCGGCAGACCTGCAGACCATCCTTCTCCGGCATCATCATGTCTGAGAGGATGATGTCGGGCAGGAACTGGGCCGCCTTGTCCACGGCTTGCAGACCATCCACGGCTTCCAGCACTTCGAAGTTGGCGGAGAGCTGACCCTTGAGGAAGCGAAGCATGTCCGGCTCATCGTCCGCGATGAGCAGCTTCGGCTTGCGGCTGCGACCAACGCCGGTCTCGATGGGGCGCAGGCTGGCCTGCAGGGACGTGATGGCGGGGAACAGTTCCGCGCGGCGGTACAGGCTGCTGATCCATTCCTGGGTGGAACCGTTGCTTTCTGCTTCCACGTCCTTTGTCTCCACGGCGTGTTCGGGTTCCTCGACTTCCCCCTCAGGAGCCTCCACGTAGGGCAGTCTTACGGACATCGTCGTGCCCCGGCCCACTTCGCTGGTGGCTTTCACCGTGCCACCCTGGGCTTCCGCGAGTTCTTTCACCAGCGCCAGACCGATGCCCATGCCCTGGAACTTGCGCTGGGAAGAGGTGTCTCCCTGCCAGAAGCGGTCAAAGATGTGCGGCAGCTGGGCGGGATCGATGCCCATGCCGGTGTCCCGGATGTCGAATTCCAACCAGTTTCCATCCCGGGTTGCGTTGAACTCCACCTTGCCACCGGCAGCGGTGAACTTCATGGCGTTGAAGAGTAGGTTGAGGCTGATGCGTTCCAGCTTTTCCGAGTCGAGCTTCGCGGCGCCCAGGCTGGGATCCACGTGTGTCTCCAGCCGGATGCGCTTGTCCTTGGCCATGGCGCGCACTGCCGTGCCGATGCCCTCTACGAATTCCTTAACTTCCACGCGGCGTTCCTTCACCTCCACGCGTCCGGACTCCAGGCGAACCAGATCGAGCAGGTCATTGATGAGCTTGAGCAGGCGCATCGAGTTGCCGTGCATCGTTTCCAGCAGCTCCTTTTGCTCGGCATCAGACTTCGGTTTGGGGTTGAGCATCGCCTCCAGCGGGGCGATGAGCAGGGTAAGCGGCGTGCGGAGTTCGTGGCTGATGTTTGCAAAGAACCGGCTCTTCACCTCATCCATTTCCCGGAGCTTCTGGTTGGTCCGCTCGAGCTCTTCGCGATTTTGATCCAACCGGGAGCGCAGCTCAAACTCCGAGCGCCGCACCCCGTTGTACTGCCAGGTGCCCGCCACGATGATCACACCGGTCAGGATCAGGAAGTACACGTTGTTATAGAAGGTGCCCCAGTCCGTGATGCGTCCGTGGGCCAAGCCTGCTGTCCCGTAGGCAATGAGCGTGAGTAACAAGATGATCACGCTGTCCAGCAGCGGCCATCGCATGACGATGGCGGAGCCCAGCATCACCAGGTTGAGCGCCGCATAGTAGGGGGATACCGCGCCGTCCTTGGAATAGATCATCAGGCACATACAGATCACCGGGACAAACATCGCCATGATGCCCACCGCCCGGTAAAACCTGGTTTCCGGTCTTAGGTGCAGGATCAGCCACAGGATAACGAGCACTCCGGAGGTGGCGAAGCGCATGGGCAGCCACTGCCACATGGTTTCCTGCCCGTACACCAGGATGTCCACGCTGGCGCCCAGCGGCATGAAGGTGCCAGCCAGAATGCAACCCAGCTTGTAGTTGCGAATCCGGATCGGACGCTCGTATGCGTCGAACGAACTCTGCAAGCCGCCTCGCGGCTCTATGGATACATTAGCCATTCTCGGGCTTGCGTACTTCGAGGAAAATGTTCACTCCCGTCGTATCCGAGCTTACCGAGCAGCTTCCAGGCGGCGCACTTTCCGGCGCCAGGCGCAGGAACTGCTGTTTGTTCCGATATACCAGATGCCATTCCACCACATATTCCATCCACAGGCGGGACGGATTGGAGGTATCCACGTTGGTGGCCACGAGCAGGCCCCCAGGCGCGAGCAGATCGTAGAACACCTCCAGGAGCCGGCGGCAGATGCGGTCGGAAAGGTAGTCAAACAACCCGGCGCAGTAGACAAAGTCGTAACCTCCCACCTCAAATCCGGCACCCTTCTTCGAGGATTCCTTCAGGATCTGGTGCACGGAGCGTTTCACAAACTTCAGTTCCGTGCGGCGACGGTGCCGGGTGCGCAGGTCCTCGAGGATGCGCGTGGTGTTGGTGATGGTCTCGTCGTTGAAGTCGAGCAGGGAGATGTCCGCATTATCACTCAGTCCATCGGTGGCGAGGAACTGCTGCACCTCCTTCGCCGGACCGCAACCCAGGTTGAACACCCTGGCCATCTTGCCCTTCTGTGCTGCACGCGAAGTTTCTTCGTGCAGGCGTTCGGTCAGGTAGGTGATGCGGTTTCGGTGGGCCACTACCGGCGGGATGTCGAGGAACAGCCGGTTCAGAATCTTGGCAAACATGGAGCTCCCTTCGTAGGGATCACGCAGCATCATGCTTACCATTTCGTAGTCGCCTGCGTAGCCCAGCGGCTTCTGGAAAATGCGGTACACAAACGGGGAGCACAGCACCAGGGGATGAATCTGTCTCTTGATGTAACTGCTGTGCACCGGCTGCAGTTCCGGGGTGATGCTCACCGCAGTCGTTTCAAACCGTTCCAAAAGCGGAGTCACTGCGGGAAGGATGGGCACTTCCAACTGCCGGATGGTATCCCGCTCTGCGGTCAGGCGATCTCCTGCAGGAAGTGAACGCACGCCCAGTTCCACCTGTTCCATCCACCGACGCAGATCCGAGAGCAGCGTGTGAATGTCCGCCACCACCAGTTTGAAGTCGGGAGCGACCGAGTAGGTCTTCTCCGTTTCACGCAGGAACTCGGCAAACTCAGCCAGCAACCGGTCCTTGTTTTGCGCCGGTGCCAGGATGTCGACATCGATCCATCCTTCATCCGCGAGCGAAGCCTCGCAGATGAGCATGATGCCCGTGTTCACCAGGTTCGCGATGACCGCCCGCCCCGAGTACACCACGCGCTCATTCATGAGAATGCGGAAGTCGTTCAAGACTTCCGAAAGCTGCACAATGCTGTACGGATTGTAGACTTCGAAAACCGCCAGGTAGCGCGTCAGTCGATGCAGCGTGCCGCGAACCTCCGCGCCTTGGCTGTTCCGGCAGATGATGAGACTGAGCCGTTCTCCGCCAGAGGTGTTTATGGGCAGGGGATTTTCAGAATTCTCCATGTTAGCACGCCGTTGGCATCACGCAATCAATGGCAAAAAGAGTGACGGTGGTGGTTGTTGCGATGTTTATACACGTGTCCGTGATCAGGTCCATCTTGCAGCGTGGAAATTTCATGTTTTGCAGTTGTTCAACTGAGGAAATTTATCAGACTGCATTTACAAGGTGCATGCATGGGACCGAGCTGTCGGCAAAGCGGGATCAATGGGTTAGAACATAGCCTTACGTTATGCGTCGGCGTTTGTGTGCCGCGAGTTGAGAAATTGGTTCATGGCCATTTCGAGCTGCTTGATGCCAAATGGTTTTACGAGACAGGCATCCGCTCCTGCGATCATGCATTTGTCTCGCTCTGCGGGTACCGCGAGTCCAGACATGGCGATGATGGGAACCTGTGAGAGCGCTGGATTGCTGTGGGTCCGTATCTTCTGGAGCGCTTCCATGCCGTCCATGATTGGCATGAGCATGTCCATGATCACCAGATCCGGCGTTTCCTGACTGGCCAGTTCGAGCGCCTCCTTGCCGTTGGTTGCTGCCATGACACGGAAGCCCACACTCTCCAGATAGTCGTGAGTGATGTTCCGCAGCACATCTTCGTCATCCACCAGCAGAATCAGCGGAGACTCGGAATGGTGCGTATCTATCTCGCCACCCGCAGGCGAAGACGTTTCTTCGGTATCAGCGATGACGCTTTCCAAAACGGCAGGTTCATGTGAGCTGGTTGTCGAAGGCGAGCATTTCAAGGGAAGGCGGACTTTTACGAGCAGTCCGCCGCCCGGCAGTTCGCACGCGTCGAGCTCACCGCCGTCGTGCAGGGCCAGCAGGGAGTTGATGAGACTGATGCCAATTCCCTTGAGCTTGCGCAGCCGCTCCATCACAGGTGGAGAGGAGACTGCTTTTTCCACGGTTGTTGACTGCAATTCTGATGGGCCTCCCCAGGCGCGGATGAGCAGCACTTGGCCTGGGAGATCGGTACTCACATCCAGGTTCACTTTCCCCTTTGCCGGCACCGTTGCCACCACGCAGCCCAGCGCCTCGGTCATGATTTGCAGGATGCGCTTTCCGTCCCCTTCACCGGTGATGTTTTGAGGAGAGGTCGAGTGCCGCAACGCCAGGGACCTGGCCTCCGCTGGACCCCGCAATTGCCTGGCCGCCTGCGCTGAAATTTCATCAAGCTCAAACGAGGCATTTTGCAGCGCGAGGGTTCCTGCGTGGATTTTCTCCACATCCAAGAATCCATTGATCAACGTCAGCAACCGTTGGGCATTGTCCGCAATGGTGCCAAGTGCTTCGCTTTGGCGCAGACCGATGTCCCCATAAATGCCATCCTGAATGCCCTCCACCAAGGCGAGGATATTGGAGAGGGGATTGCGCATCTCATGGCCGGCACGGGACAAAAACATCCCCCGCTCTCCGTTGTTGGCCACTTGGGGGGCTGGTGAGGCTGAACTGACGGGGGAATCCTTGGAAGGCGAGGCCAGAGTCGTAGTCATTTGTTGCTGCTACTGAGAGAGGACGCGGGGTGGCTTTGGGGGCGCTTGTCAGAAAAAGATGCTTCCGCTGAACTTTCGCTTTGTAAAAAAGCAATGAGGAGGTGCAATGCGGTGCGGTCAAGCAAGGGCAAGGAGTCTGAGCATTCCCTTACCGTGAGATGCGGTTCCGCTTACGCGGACAACTTATCAGAATAAACGAAGTTCATTGATCTTTTAGACGCTGCCGCTGATATTTTATCATTCCTACCCTTCCTTTTCCCAGGTCCACCTTGCCCAAAATTCCCCTGTGAATACCCCCTCCTTGGAATCATCGCAAATCAAGACCATCCTGCTCGTGGAAGATAACGATGGCTACAGACAAATCGTGGCAGCATCGCTGGCCAAGGCGCTGCCCGAGTGCCGGATTGTGGAGGCGGACAGCGTTGCGACTGCCCGCGCAGTTGTGCCTGTGGAATCCCTAAATGTGGCTCTTTTGGATATGACGCTGCCTGACGGCATGGCCACGGACATCATGGAGGGGTGGCAGCCAGCTATTGGAAAGGGGCTTAAGGTGGTGGTTTTCAGCAGCTACGACGCTGAAGAAGTGGCGCCAGCCCTGCAACGGTTCGGGGTGCATGAGTATGTAAACAAGGAGCGCGGCATGAGAGCTCTGGTTCAGGCGGTTCAGACTGCGGTTCAGAGCGTTCCAGAGGGAAAAGACGTGCAAATTGGCCGATCCAGCCCCACCTTAGCGGCGGACAGCCTGAGCCATTGATTGGCATATTGCTGCGTCCCCCCCCCTATTCATTGCCCTACCATGGAAGGTCTGATCACTCGACGTGCTGGAAGCAGCCTCTCGGCTGAGCCGGCGCGCCCTGCCATGGGCTGGGTCCAGGGGGTGTTCGACT
Protein-coding regions in this window:
- a CDS encoding alpha/beta fold hydrolase, which translates into the protein MNSRREKVSFLSLGQRIQGLLQLPVEDEEAPYPVLIVSHGAGEFKENYIELAEYLAHRGIATLMLDMHGHGESEGPEYCIQMKEWVSDIKAAIDFTEQRVDLDNHRVAAFGLSSGGTAILEAAVVETRLKALVTLDATVMDTLPFGVSVLMRSLSALGGLKHLFTGKHLRISLISMLDGLKLASDPEINKRLQKDPGKLRAFAAFPLPGAAQAFIVNTIKRVDQIKVPTLVIWGEDDELDPISTAHRLHDSLKCVKGLEIVAGNGHVGHLDRNRERVFELTASWLRKHLA
- a CDS encoding response regulator gives rise to the protein MHNFYDMKRYTVLYVDDEEMALKYFEKTFGREFKILTANNAADGLRIIEEKGDELGVLITDQRMPGEKGVHLLERARQLRPRLVRMLITAYADFGVTVDAVNLGSIFRYISKPLQVDDMRNTLHRAMEFYILQQERDELLREKLSVLQNVLISDRVISLGVLASGVSRDLNNPLHAVQSFLELTPGRLRPVDTAQDRLRDPLFWRDFHDQISVRLNQVGTLLGDLQGVGAAAGASSNPASIVEEAAAAKKDAAAAKGVELTTQIDASAPAVNVDAGTFRKLVDLLLDAALTADTPGAKATLSVKPASTQGGADAVTVQYQDNGPGLSIDSLRSVFDPFYDSPEGLHPSAVALLGAHLIAHHLGGSITSGERGGLNLEVTVPVSAAEGAKAFTTRDFVSKVLMNDSLWERLLPIH
- a CDS encoding ATP-binding protein; translation: MANVSIEPRGGLQSSFDAYERPIRIRNYKLGCILAGTFMPLGASVDILVYGQETMWQWLPMRFATSGVLVILWLILHLRPETRFYRAVGIMAMFVPVICMCLMIYSKDGAVSPYYAALNLVMLGSAIVMRWPLLDSVIILLLTLIAYGTAGLAHGRITDWGTFYNNVYFLILTGVIIVAGTWQYNGVRRSEFELRSRLDQNREELERTNQKLREMDEVKSRFFANISHELRTPLTLLIAPLEAMLNPKPKSDAEQKELLETMHGNSMRLLKLINDLLDLVRLESGRVEVKERRVEVKEFVEGIGTAVRAMAKDKRIRLETHVDPSLGAAKLDSEKLERISLNLLFNAMKFTAAGGKVEFNATRDGNWLEFDIRDTGMGIDPAQLPHIFDRFWQGDTSSQRKFQGMGIGLALVKELAEAQGGTVKATSEVGRGTTMSVRLPYVEAPEGEVEEPEHAVETKDVEAESNGSTQEWISSLYRRAELFPAITSLQASLRPIETGVGRSRKPKLLIADDEPDMLRFLKGQLSANFEVLEAVDGLQAVDKAAQFLPDIILSDMMMPEKDGLQVCRELRERVSTRSIPIVLLTARADEKTKMDCLQAGASDFLGKPFSLTEVSVRLKNLVDSHLYQRELSVQKQQLEAALEQVKETEVLMVRNEKLAALGRMSAGLIHEINNPLNYASQGLHLLGQVTEMLPEEERADFADTLKDVHDGVKRVARIISDLRGFTRMTHETTQVFVFRPVAETVLRFFSHEWKDGISAEINVPEGLEIRGDSNQIVQVLVNLVQNAIDAMRTKKYADGESPLISISAAPAGSKVMVTLRDNGPGISEEIRSKVFDPFFTTKDVGSGMGLGLSICHRIVSEHGGRIDVRSQPGLFTEFELEFPSPDARGAFE
- a CDS encoding class I SAM-dependent methyltransferase, coding for MENSENPLPINTSGGERLSLIICRNSQGAEVRGTLHRLTRYLAVFEVYNPYSIVQLSEVLNDFRILMNERVVYSGRAVIANLVNTGIMLICEASLADEGWIDVDILAPAQNKDRLLAEFAEFLRETEKTYSVAPDFKLVVADIHTLLSDLRRWMEQVELGVRSLPAGDRLTAERDTIRQLEVPILPAVTPLLERFETTAVSITPELQPVHSSYIKRQIHPLVLCSPFVYRIFQKPLGYAGDYEMVSMMLRDPYEGSSMFAKILNRLFLDIPPVVAHRNRITYLTERLHEETSRAAQKGKMARVFNLGCGPAKEVQQFLATDGLSDNADISLLDFNDETITNTTRILEDLRTRHRRRTELKFVKRSVHQILKESSKKGAGFEVGGYDFVYCAGLFDYLSDRICRRLLEVFYDLLAPGGLLVATNVDTSNPSRLWMEYVVEWHLVYRNKQQFLRLAPESAPPGSCSVSSDTTGVNIFLEVRKPENG
- a CDS encoding hybrid sensor histidine kinase/response regulator; the protein is MTTTLASPSKDSPVSSASPAPQVANNGERGMFLSRAGHEMRNPLSNILALVEGIQDGIYGDIGLRQSEALGTIADNAQRLLTLINGFLDVEKIHAGTLALQNASFELDEISAQAARQLRGPAEARSLALRHSTSPQNITGEGDGKRILQIMTEALGCVVATVPAKGKVNLDVSTDLPGQVLLIRAWGGPSELQSTTVEKAVSSPPVMERLRKLKGIGISLINSLLALHDGGELDACELPGGGLLVKVRLPLKCSPSTTSSHEPAVLESVIADTEETSSPAGGEIDTHHSESPLILLVDDEDVLRNITHDYLESVGFRVMAATNGKEALELASQETPDLVIMDMLMPIMDGMEALQKIRTHSNPALSQVPIIAMSGLAVPAERDKCMIAGADACLVKPFGIKQLEMAMNQFLNSRHTNADA
- a CDS encoding response regulator; this encodes MNTPSLESSQIKTILLVEDNDGYRQIVAASLAKALPECRIVEADSVATARAVVPVESLNVALLDMTLPDGMATDIMEGWQPAIGKGLKVVVFSSYDAEEVAPALQRFGVHEYVNKERGMRALVQAVQTAVQSVPEGKDVQIGRSSPTLAADSLSH